The Caulifigura coniformis genome includes a region encoding these proteins:
- a CDS encoding cupin domain-containing protein, translating to MIRTALLLLTGALVGAGGASLAQQHEKSESVRVISTSEIIEKLDAKDSSVTVVEVSLAAGQAGKPHRHPGPVFGYVAEGEYELGIDDLPTRVFKAGETFYEPTGCLHRVSKNASSANKARIIAVLIHPRDAKQIAIPEAGHE from the coding sequence ATGATTCGAACCGCACTGTTGTTGCTGACGGGGGCCCTCGTCGGTGCGGGGGGAGCTTCCCTCGCTCAGCAGCATGAGAAGAGCGAGTCGGTCCGGGTGATCTCCACCTCAGAAATCATTGAAAAACTGGACGCGAAAGACTCCAGCGTGACGGTCGTCGAGGTGTCTCTCGCGGCTGGCCAGGCGGGCAAGCCTCATCGTCATCCCGGTCCGGTGTTCGGCTACGTTGCGGAAGGCGAGTACGAACTGGGGATCGATGACCTTCCGACAAGGGTCTTCAAGGCAGGCGAGACATTCTACGAACCGACCGGTTGCCTGCACCGGGTCTCGAAAAATGCCTCATCCGCGAACAAGGCGCGGATCATTGCGGTCCTGATTCATCCTCGCGACGCCAAACAGATTGCCATCCCGGAAGCCGGTCATGAGTAG
- a CDS encoding MauE/DoxX family redox-associated membrane protein, with amino-acid sequence MSSDRALIAATWIVRLALSAAFLSAVADRLGLWGPPGAEGVAWGNVSEYEAYVARLNWFLPQALIPAVGWIATCAEVVLAVALLIGWRLRLVAAAAGSLLMLFAITMTVALGPKPSLDYSVLSAASAAWLLAAVSPASRGSR; translated from the coding sequence ATGAGTAGCGATCGCGCTCTCATCGCGGCGACCTGGATAGTGCGATTGGCGCTGTCGGCGGCGTTCCTGTCGGCCGTTGCCGATCGACTGGGGCTCTGGGGGCCCCCCGGGGCAGAAGGAGTCGCCTGGGGCAACGTTTCAGAGTACGAAGCCTACGTGGCTCGACTGAACTGGTTTCTGCCGCAGGCACTCATCCCCGCAGTCGGCTGGATCGCGACGTGTGCGGAAGTCGTGCTGGCAGTTGCCCTCCTGATCGGATGGCGTCTGCGGCTCGTTGCGGCGGCCGCAGGAAGTCTGCTGATGCTGTTTGCAATCACGATGACAGTCGCACTCGGCCCGAAGCCGTCACTCGATTACTCGGTCCTGTCCGCCGCCAGCGCTGCCTGGCTTCTGGCAGCGGTTTCTCCGGCCAGTCGGGGAAGCCGATAA
- the polX gene encoding DNA polymerase/3'-5' exonuclease PolX: protein MQNGAIAAQFEELAELLEIQGANPFRVRAYRNAARAILDSTESIAAAADSIAKLREFPGIGEDLAKKIQVLVQTGSIPQLAELREQVPAGVVAMLRVPGLGPKKVFALFQEHGIRSLDELRLAAEQNRIAGIKGFGKKTQDAILKGLEVAESAGRRVYLSEAKQVAEQIAEDLRSVPGVAQLEVAGSCRRRKETCGDLDLLAEASQPDAIMDRLAGHRLVEAIIARGDTKMSVRLFKGLQLDLRVVPAESFGAALQYFTGSKEHNVVLRRRAQDMDLKLNEWGLFRGEQMVAGRTEQEVYAALGLPVFPPEIRENRTEFALAEQGPLPRLVELDDIRGDLHMHTTASDGSASILEMAEAAKSRGREYIAITDHSKRVSMANGLDAPRLLAHWKAIDEAQKSIKGIRILKGIECDILEDATLDLPDDVLEQADWVIAVLHYGLQQPREQIMKRLMCAITNPHVDIIGHPTGRLVDRRKPADIDFDVFLDACAKHRVMVEINANPARLDLDDIHAAAAKKRGIPIVISTDAHGFADMDLMQFGVFQARRAGLTRDDIANTLPVDAFLERLRQAKG from the coding sequence ATGCAGAACGGCGCAATCGCGGCCCAGTTTGAAGAGCTTGCCGAGCTCCTTGAGATTCAGGGGGCTAACCCGTTTCGCGTCCGCGCCTACCGCAACGCCGCCCGCGCCATCCTCGATTCCACGGAGTCGATCGCGGCAGCCGCCGACAGCATCGCGAAACTCCGCGAGTTTCCCGGCATCGGGGAAGACCTCGCAAAAAAAATCCAGGTCCTGGTCCAGACCGGCAGCATTCCGCAACTGGCCGAGCTCCGCGAACAGGTCCCGGCCGGAGTCGTCGCCATGTTGCGCGTCCCGGGCCTCGGCCCGAAGAAGGTCTTTGCGCTCTTTCAGGAGCACGGAATCCGTTCGCTCGACGAGCTGCGCCTGGCCGCCGAACAGAACCGGATCGCCGGCATCAAGGGCTTCGGAAAAAAGACCCAGGACGCCATCCTCAAGGGGCTGGAAGTCGCAGAGTCGGCCGGCCGGCGGGTCTACCTCTCGGAAGCGAAGCAGGTCGCCGAGCAGATCGCCGAAGACCTGAGATCCGTGCCCGGTGTCGCGCAGCTCGAAGTCGCGGGCAGCTGCCGACGCCGCAAGGAGACCTGCGGCGATCTCGACCTGCTCGCCGAGGCGTCGCAACCGGACGCCATCATGGACCGCCTCGCCGGGCATCGCCTCGTCGAGGCGATCATCGCCCGGGGCGACACCAAGATGAGCGTCCGCCTCTTCAAGGGGCTCCAGCTCGACCTGCGCGTCGTCCCCGCAGAATCCTTCGGAGCGGCCCTGCAGTATTTCACCGGGTCGAAAGAGCACAATGTCGTCCTCAGGCGCCGTGCCCAGGACATGGACCTCAAGCTCAACGAATGGGGCCTGTTCCGCGGCGAGCAGATGGTCGCCGGCCGCACCGAGCAGGAGGTCTACGCCGCGCTCGGGCTCCCGGTGTTCCCCCCGGAGATCCGTGAGAACCGGACGGAGTTCGCCCTCGCGGAGCAGGGCCCGCTTCCGCGCCTGGTCGAACTTGATGACATCAGGGGCGACCTGCACATGCACACCACCGCCTCCGACGGATCGGCCTCGATCCTCGAAATGGCCGAGGCCGCAAAATCCCGCGGACGCGAGTACATCGCCATCACCGACCATTCCAAGCGGGTCTCGATGGCCAACGGCCTGGATGCCCCCCGCCTTCTCGCCCACTGGAAGGCGATCGACGAAGCCCAGAAGTCCATCAAGGGAATTCGCATCCTGAAAGGGATCGAATGCGACATCCTCGAAGACGCCACCCTCGACCTCCCCGATGACGTCCTGGAACAGGCCGATTGGGTCATCGCCGTCCTGCACTACGGCCTCCAGCAGCCTCGTGAGCAGATCATGAAGCGGCTGATGTGCGCCATCACGAATCCCCATGTCGACATCATCGGCCACCCCACTGGTCGCCTCGTCGATCGCCGCAAGCCGGCCGACATCGATTTCGATGTCTTCCTCGACGCCTGCGCGAAGCACCGCGTAATGGTCGAAATCAACGCCAATCCCGCCCGCCTCGACCTCGACGATATCCATGCCGCCGCCGCGAAGAAACGCGGCATTCCCATCGTCATCAGCACAGATGCCCACGGCTTCGCCGACATGGACCTCATGCAGTTCGGCGTCTTCCAGGCCCGCCGGGCCGGCCTGACGCGCGACGACATCGCAAACACCCTCCCGGTCGACGCCTTTCTCGAACGCCTCCGGCAAGCGAAAGGGTAG
- the glnA gene encoding type I glutamate--ammonia ligase, translating into MSTKSPWPQTPKEFFAFAKSNNVEQVDLKFVDMLGTWQHCSYPIYDLDEGIFEGGFGFDGSSIRGWQAINASDMLAVPEVSTARLDPFHARPTVSLIANIVDPITKENYSRDPRWIARKGIAYMKQTGIADTCFVGPEPEFFIFDDIRFSSSQRGSMYEIDSSEAAWNSSRTEGGANLGHKIGYKAGYFPVAPGDTLGDVRADMVAEMVKLGIVVEAHHHEVATAGQCEIDMKFTDLLTMADQFLWFKYCIKNVAKRHGKTVTFMPKPIYGDNGSGMHTHMSFWKDGKPLMAGDGYAGMSELGLHAIGGILKHGRSLLAFSAPTVNSYHRLVPGYEAPVTLAMSQRNRSAACRIPMYSPSPKAKRVEFRCPDPAANGYLSFTALMMAMLDGIQNKIDPGEPLDRDIYEMTEEELSHTNVACKSLTEALEALEQDHAYLLKGDVFTSDLIENWVKWKRENEIDPVRLRPHPYEFDLYYNC; encoded by the coding sequence ATGAGTACGAAGTCGCCCTGGCCGCAGACCCCCAAGGAATTCTTCGCCTTCGCGAAGAGCAACAACGTCGAACAGGTCGACCTCAAGTTCGTCGACATGCTCGGCACCTGGCAGCACTGCTCATATCCCATCTACGACCTTGACGAAGGCATCTTCGAGGGCGGCTTCGGCTTCGACGGCTCCTCCATCCGCGGCTGGCAGGCCATCAACGCCTCCGACATGCTCGCCGTCCCGGAAGTCTCCACGGCCCGCCTCGATCCCTTCCATGCCCGGCCGACGGTCAGCCTCATCGCCAACATCGTCGACCCGATCACCAAGGAAAACTACTCCCGCGATCCCCGCTGGATCGCCCGGAAAGGCATCGCCTACATGAAGCAGACCGGCATCGCCGACACCTGCTTCGTCGGGCCAGAACCCGAATTCTTCATCTTCGACGACATCCGATTCTCCAGCTCGCAGCGGGGATCGATGTACGAGATCGACTCCTCCGAAGCAGCCTGGAACTCCAGCCGCACCGAAGGCGGCGCCAACCTCGGCCACAAGATCGGCTACAAGGCCGGTTACTTCCCCGTCGCCCCCGGTGACACCCTCGGCGACGTCCGCGCCGACATGGTCGCCGAAATGGTGAAGCTCGGCATCGTTGTCGAAGCCCACCACCACGAGGTCGCCACCGCCGGCCAGTGCGAAATCGATATGAAGTTTACTGATCTGCTCACCATGGCCGATCAGTTCCTGTGGTTCAAATACTGCATTAAGAACGTCGCCAAGCGCCACGGCAAAACCGTCACCTTCATGCCGAAGCCGATCTACGGCGATAACGGCTCGGGCATGCACACCCACATGTCCTTCTGGAAGGATGGCAAGCCCCTCATGGCCGGCGACGGCTATGCAGGCATGTCGGAACTCGGCCTCCACGCCATCGGCGGCATCCTGAAGCACGGTCGTTCGCTACTGGCCTTCTCGGCTCCGACCGTCAACAGCTACCACCGCCTCGTCCCCGGCTACGAAGCCCCGGTCACGCTCGCCATGAGCCAGCGCAACCGCTCGGCCGCCTGCCGCATCCCGATGTACTCGCCGAGCCCCAAGGCCAAGCGCGTCGAGTTCCGCTGCCCGGACCCGGCCGCCAACGGCTACCTGAGCTTCACCGCCCTCATGATGGCGATGCTCGACGGTATCCAGAACAAGATCGACCCCGGCGAGCCGCTCGACCGCGACATCTACGAGATGACCGAAGAGGAACTCTCCCACACCAACGTCGCCTGCAAGTCGCTCACCGAAGCCCTCGAGGCTCTTGAGCAGGATCACGCTTATCTGCTGAAGGGCGACGTCTTCACGTCCGACCTGATCGAAAACTGGGTCAAGTGGAAGCGGGAGAACGAAATCGACCCCGTTCGCCTCCGCCCCCACCCCTACGAGTTCGACCTCTACTACAACTGCTAG
- a CDS encoding O-acetyl-ADP-ribose deacetylase, with amino-acid sequence MLARIGESRIELLVGDITRQAADAIVNAANSQLAGGGGVDGAIHHAAGPALMQETARRYPEGCPTGQAVATTAGRLAARYVFHAVGPVWKGGRQGEPDLLANAYRRCLELAIEHDCASIAMPAISTGVYGYPIDLAAQTALGTTREFLIARGRPSIVRFVLFSEGAYGAFARTIEAMFYPSQ; translated from the coding sequence ATGCTCGCCCGGATTGGAGAATCGCGAATCGAACTCCTGGTCGGAGACATCACCCGCCAGGCCGCCGACGCCATCGTCAATGCAGCCAACTCACAGCTCGCCGGTGGTGGGGGAGTCGACGGCGCCATTCATCACGCCGCAGGCCCCGCTCTGATGCAGGAGACGGCCCGGAGATATCCCGAGGGCTGCCCCACGGGCCAGGCCGTCGCGACCACCGCAGGGCGTCTGGCCGCCCGATATGTCTTCCATGCCGTCGGCCCTGTCTGGAAAGGCGGGCGACAGGGCGAGCCCGACCTGCTGGCAAACGCCTATCGTCGTTGCCTCGAACTGGCGATCGAACACGACTGCGCATCGATCGCCATGCCCGCGATCAGCACCGGCGTCTACGGATACCCGATCGACCTCGCCGCCCAGACCGCATTGGGGACGACCCGCGAGTTCCTCATCGCCCGCGGCCGTCCCTCGATCGTCCGTTTCGTGCTCTTCAGCGAAGGAGCCTACGGAGCCTTCGCCCGAACGATTGAGGCCATGTTCTACCCCAGCCAGTAA
- a CDS encoding glutamine synthetase beta-grasp domain-containing protein yields MEKFKLEYIWLDGYTPTPNLRSKTTIKEFKSFPKLEDLPMWGFDGSSTQQAEGRSSDCMLKPVAIFPDSTRKNGALVMAEVMMPDGKTPHPSNGRANIPDDPGAWFGFEQEYFLMRDGRPLGFPSGSGFPQPQGPYYTGVGYTNVGGIAREIVEKHLDLCLDAGINHEGINAEVAKGQWEFQVFGKGSKSAADQVWVARYLLMRLCEKYQVDVEWHCKPIRGDWNGSGMHCNFSTAYMREKGGKEYFEKLMKAFEVNVNDHIAVYGPDNHLRLTGHHETQSIDKFSYGVADRGASIRVPHSFVNNEYRGYLEDRRPNSQGDPYQIAGQILKTIATVPLG; encoded by the coding sequence ATGGAAAAATTTAAGCTGGAATACATCTGGCTCGACGGCTACACGCCGACGCCGAACCTCCGCAGCAAGACCACCATCAAGGAATTCAAGTCCTTCCCCAAGCTCGAAGATCTCCCCATGTGGGGCTTCGACGGCAGCTCCACACAGCAGGCCGAAGGACGCAGCTCCGACTGCATGCTCAAGCCGGTCGCCATCTTCCCCGATTCCACCCGGAAGAACGGCGCCCTCGTCATGGCCGAAGTCATGATGCCCGACGGCAAAACGCCGCACCCCAGCAACGGCCGCGCAAACATTCCTGACGATCCGGGCGCCTGGTTCGGCTTCGAGCAGGAATACTTCCTCATGCGGGATGGCCGGCCCCTCGGCTTCCCCAGCGGCAGCGGCTTCCCGCAGCCCCAGGGCCCGTACTACACCGGCGTCGGCTACACCAACGTCGGCGGCATCGCCCGCGAAATCGTCGAGAAGCACCTCGACCTCTGCCTCGACGCCGGCATCAACCACGAAGGCATCAACGCCGAAGTCGCCAAGGGACAGTGGGAATTCCAGGTCTTCGGCAAGGGCTCCAAGAGTGCCGCCGACCAGGTCTGGGTCGCCCGCTACCTCCTCATGCGACTCTGCGAAAAGTACCAGGTCGACGTCGAATGGCACTGCAAGCCGATTCGCGGCGACTGGAACGGCTCCGGAATGCACTGCAACTTCTCCACGGCCTACATGCGTGAGAAGGGCGGCAAGGAGTACTTCGAAAAGCTCATGAAGGCCTTCGAAGTGAACGTCAACGACCACATCGCCGTGTACGGACCGGATAACCACCTCCGCCTCACCGGACACCACGAAACGCAGTCCATCGACAAGTTCTCCTACGGCGTTGCCGACCGGGGTGCCTCGATCCGTGTCCCGCACAGCTTCGTCAACAACGAATACCGCGGGTACCTCGAAGACCGCCGACCCAACAGCCAGGGCGACCCGTACCAGATCGCCGGCCAGATCCTGAAGACGATCGCCACTGTCCCGCTCGGCTGA
- a CDS encoding DUF1559 family PulG-like putative transporter, translating into MLTRRTALRRAAPRRGFTLIELLVVISIIATLAALILPAVQNARATARRTECLNNIRNLGIAAQSYATSRNGSLPYLTDLSAPINWGTASTPVNAGTPWTVQLFPFIELGPLGERLAASTNDGTGVNTTTGLAEVKNKVLNCPDDPNDNLPGNLSYAINVGYISNAIYGADMTVNATGTPTAGHVSSLYDYSFNGTGATPIPADDREVARGTGVSWPDVQIKLDQVSRADGTTATLLFAENLQAQNWAGRAPAATGDIEISDFSFGLPVANSGTNYVIAASTTAGGVGVAGTAAAPVKGTSLAIPAGFRGVVASNGMINANLQGAEGQAQRPSSTHSGGVNVIFCGGNGRFLNQTMDAMVYSSLLTWDGSRKGQNIVSDTEF; encoded by the coding sequence ATGCTCACGCGTCGTACCGCTCTCAGGCGGGCCGCCCCTCGCCGGGGCTTCACCCTCATCGAACTGCTCGTGGTGATCTCGATCATCGCGACCCTGGCGGCCCTGATCCTGCCAGCCGTGCAGAACGCCCGAGCCACAGCGCGCCGGACCGAATGTCTCAACAACATCCGAAACCTCGGCATCGCCGCACAGTCGTACGCCACCAGCCGCAACGGCAGCCTGCCGTACCTGACGGATTTGAGCGCCCCCATTAACTGGGGTACGGCCTCCACTCCGGTCAACGCCGGAACCCCCTGGACGGTCCAGCTCTTCCCGTTCATCGAATTGGGACCTCTCGGCGAACGCCTCGCCGCCTCCACCAACGACGGTACCGGCGTGAACACCACGACCGGTCTGGCCGAGGTCAAGAACAAGGTCCTGAACTGCCCGGATGATCCGAACGACAACCTCCCCGGCAACCTCTCCTACGCGATCAACGTCGGATACATCTCCAACGCGATCTACGGCGCCGATATGACGGTCAACGCCACCGGAACGCCCACGGCCGGCCACGTCTCGTCGCTCTACGACTACAGTTTCAACGGAACCGGCGCCACGCCGATTCCGGCGGATGACCGCGAAGTGGCTCGTGGAACGGGTGTGTCGTGGCCCGATGTCCAGATCAAGCTCGACCAGGTTTCCCGCGCCGACGGCACCACCGCCACCCTCCTGTTTGCTGAAAACCTCCAGGCACAGAACTGGGCCGGTCGCGCTCCTGCAGCCACCGGGGACATCGAAATCAGCGATTTCTCGTTCGGTCTCCCCGTGGCGAACTCCGGCACCAACTACGTCATCGCCGCCTCGACCACCGCGGGGGGCGTTGGAGTTGCCGGCACGGCGGCCGCACCGGTCAAAGGCACCTCCCTGGCGATCCCGGCCGGGTTCCGTGGCGTCGTCGCCAGCAACGGCATGATCAACGCCAACCTCCAGGGCGCGGAAGGCCAGGCCCAGCGGCCCAGCTCGACGCACTCCGGCGGTGTGAACGTCATCTTCTGCGGCGGCAACGGCAGGTTCCTCAACCAGACGATGGACGCCATGGTCTACTCCAGCCTCCTCACCTGGGACGGCTCGCGCAAGGGCCAGAACATCGTCAGCGACACCGAATTCTAA
- a CDS encoding pyruvate carboxylase has protein sequence MPAIKKLLVCNRSEIAIRVFRSATELGIRTVAIFAHEDRFALHRFKADEAYQVGQPGEPIKSYMDIDGIIAVAKENGVDGIHPGYGFLSEKPELAKACEDNGITFVGPKVEHLIKLGDKTAARTIAMQAGVPVLGGSTKALKDAKEGLAEAKKQGYPIILKAAHGGGGRGMRVVHNEADFVDNYEAARRESLVAFNSPDIFIEKFISRARHIEVQLLGDQHGSLVHLYERDCSVQRRHQKVIEIAPAPNLDPAVRDALCEAAVKIGNQVGYVAAGTVEFLVDADTNKFYFIEVNPRIQVEHTVTEEVTGFDIVRAQLLVAQGYKLGDPEIGIDSQSNIRTNGFAVQCRVTTEDPANNFVPDYGRISHYRSAGGMGVRLDAGSAFSGAWVHPYYDSLLVKVTTRGRRFQDAIRRTHRCLQEFRIRGVKTNIPFLINVLQHSTFVTGECTTRFIDENPSLFEFPKRKDRATKLLSYVGGVIVNGNPMVKGRPVATRRTPAPIPPYDPRATRPEGTKDRFRKLGAQGFARWVKEQKPLLITDTTFRDAHQSLHATRFRTYDLVQIAEAYSFLLPQLFSLEMWGGATFDTTMRFLQECPWERLDQMREKCPNILFQMLLRASNAVGYTNYPDNVVREFVKEAYADGNGVDVFRVFDCLNWVPNMRVAMEAVNEAGGICEAAICYSGDITNPNRTKYSLKYYVDLAKDLEKMGAHILAIKDMAGLCKPEAAATLVKALRQEIGVPIHFHTHDTAGIQAASILRAADAGLDIADAAMAPMSGGTSQVNLNTLCESLRFQPRETGLDSRRLDEIAEYWRCVRQFYLPFESETLPGTADLYNHEMPGGQYTNLYEQARALGLADRWQEVCRVYAEVNQLFGDIVKVTPTSKSVGDMALFMVANELTSDDVLNGKKDIAYPESVIDLISGAMGQPPGGFPEQVKQRILGSRPAFERRPGESLPPADLDAAGKSLEPLLERPATKRDELSAILYPKVFEQFAAHRQEFSDTSGLPTPVYFYGMQPGEEFAVDIEPGKTLFLKFTTTGSAHPDGTRSVFFELNGQPRDVNVPDATLESTVVKNLKADAADPTHIASSMPGMVVSVVVEPDEAVKKGQKLLTIEAMKMQTTVNASRDGKVGKLLVKAGSRVDAGDLLLTIE, from the coding sequence ATGCCAGCTATTAAAAAACTGCTCGTCTGTAACCGCAGCGAAATTGCGATCCGCGTTTTCCGGAGCGCCACCGAACTCGGCATCCGCACCGTCGCCATCTTCGCCCACGAAGACCGCTTTGCCCTCCATCGCTTCAAGGCGGACGAGGCCTACCAGGTCGGACAGCCCGGCGAGCCCATCAAGAGCTACATGGATATCGACGGCATCATCGCCGTCGCCAAGGAAAACGGCGTCGACGGCATCCACCCCGGCTACGGATTCCTTTCCGAAAAGCCTGAACTCGCAAAGGCTTGCGAAGATAACGGCATCACGTTTGTCGGCCCGAAGGTCGAACACCTGATCAAGCTGGGCGACAAGACCGCCGCCCGCACCATCGCCATGCAGGCCGGAGTTCCCGTCCTCGGTGGCTCAACAAAGGCGCTCAAGGACGCGAAGGAAGGCCTCGCCGAAGCGAAAAAGCAGGGATACCCCATCATCCTGAAGGCCGCCCACGGCGGCGGCGGCCGCGGAATGCGCGTCGTCCATAACGAAGCCGACTTCGTCGACAACTACGAAGCCGCGCGACGCGAATCCCTCGTCGCCTTCAACTCTCCCGATATTTTCATCGAGAAATTCATCTCCCGGGCCAGGCACATCGAAGTGCAGCTCCTTGGAGACCAGCACGGCTCGCTCGTCCACCTCTACGAACGCGACTGCTCCGTCCAGCGCCGCCACCAGAAGGTCATCGAAATCGCCCCGGCGCCGAATCTCGACCCAGCGGTCCGCGACGCCCTCTGCGAAGCCGCGGTGAAAATCGGCAATCAGGTCGGTTATGTCGCCGCCGGAACCGTCGAGTTCCTCGTCGATGCCGACACCAACAAGTTCTACTTCATCGAGGTCAATCCCCGTATCCAGGTCGAGCACACGGTCACGGAAGAAGTCACAGGCTTCGACATCGTCCGCGCCCAGCTTCTCGTCGCCCAGGGCTACAAGCTCGGTGACCCCGAGATCGGGATCGACTCGCAGTCCAACATCCGCACCAACGGCTTCGCCGTGCAGTGCCGCGTCACCACAGAAGACCCCGCGAACAATTTCGTCCCCGATTACGGCCGCATCTCCCACTACCGCTCCGCCGGCGGCATGGGCGTCCGTCTCGATGCCGGGTCTGCGTTCTCCGGCGCCTGGGTCCATCCCTATTACGATTCGCTGCTCGTGAAGGTCACGACCCGCGGCCGCCGCTTCCAGGACGCCATCCGCCGCACGCATCGCTGCCTGCAGGAATTTCGTATCCGCGGCGTCAAAACCAACATCCCCTTCCTCATCAACGTCCTCCAGCACTCCACCTTCGTCACCGGCGAATGCACGACCCGGTTCATCGACGAAAACCCCTCCCTGTTCGAGTTCCCGAAACGCAAAGACCGCGCGACGAAGCTCCTCAGCTATGTCGGCGGCGTCATCGTCAACGGCAACCCGATGGTGAAAGGCCGGCCCGTCGCCACCCGGCGCACTCCCGCCCCCATTCCCCCGTACGATCCCCGCGCCACCCGTCCGGAAGGCACGAAGGATCGCTTCCGCAAGCTCGGCGCTCAGGGATTCGCCAGGTGGGTGAAAGAGCAGAAGCCGCTGCTCATCACCGACACCACCTTCCGCGATGCCCACCAGTCCCTGCATGCCACGCGGTTCCGCACCTACGACCTCGTGCAGATCGCCGAGGCCTATTCCTTTCTGCTGCCGCAGCTCTTCTCGCTCGAAATGTGGGGCGGGGCGACCTTCGACACCACCATGCGCTTCCTGCAGGAATGCCCATGGGAGCGTCTCGACCAGATGCGCGAGAAGTGCCCCAACATCCTGTTCCAGATGTTGCTCCGTGCCTCGAACGCCGTCGGCTACACCAACTATCCCGACAACGTCGTCCGCGAGTTCGTCAAGGAAGCCTACGCCGACGGAAATGGCGTCGATGTCTTCCGCGTCTTCGACTGCCTCAACTGGGTCCCCAACATGCGGGTCGCCATGGAGGCCGTGAACGAAGCCGGTGGCATCTGCGAGGCGGCCATCTGCTATTCGGGCGACATCACCAACCCCAACCGCACCAAGTACTCCCTCAAGTACTACGTCGACCTCGCCAAAGACCTCGAGAAGATGGGGGCCCACATCCTCGCCATCAAGGACATGGCCGGACTGTGCAAGCCGGAAGCGGCCGCCACGCTGGTCAAGGCTCTCCGGCAGGAAATCGGCGTCCCCATCCACTTCCACACCCACGACACCGCCGGAATCCAGGCCGCGTCGATCCTCCGCGCCGCCGACGCCGGACTCGACATCGCCGACGCCGCCATGGCCCCCATGTCCGGCGGAACCTCGCAGGTGAACCTCAACACCCTCTGCGAATCCCTCCGCTTCCAGCCCCGTGAAACCGGCCTCGATTCCCGCCGGCTCGACGAGATCGCCGAATACTGGCGCTGCGTCCGGCAGTTCTACCTGCCGTTCGAAAGCGAAACGCTCCCCGGCACGGCCGACCTCTACAACCACGAAATGCCCGGCGGCCAGTACACCAACCTCTACGAGCAGGCCCGCGCCCTCGGCCTGGCCGATCGCTGGCAGGAAGTCTGCCGCGTCTATGCCGAGGTGAACCAGCTCTTCGGCGACATCGTGAAGGTCACGCCCACGTCGAAGTCGGTCGGCGACATGGCCCTCTTCATGGTCGCCAATGAACTCACCAGCGACGATGTCCTCAACGGCAAGAAGGACATCGCCTATCCCGAATCGGTCATCGACCTCATCTCCGGCGCGATGGGCCAGCCCCCCGGCGGCTTCCCCGAGCAGGTGAAGCAGCGGATTCTCGGTTCCCGGCCTGCGTTTGAACGTCGTCCCGGCGAATCCCTTCCCCCCGCCGACCTCGACGCCGCCGGCAAGAGCCTCGAACCGCTGCTCGAACGCCCCGCGACGAAGCGCGACGAACTTTCCGCCATCCTCTATCCCAAGGTGTTCGAGCAGTTCGCCGCCCACCGCCAGGAATTCAGCGATACCAGCGGCCTCCCCACGCCCGTCTACTTCTACGGCATGCAGCCCGGTGAAGAATTCGCCGTCGATATCGAGCCCGGCAAGACTCTCTTCCTGAAGTTCACCACCACCGGCAGCGCCCATCCGGACGGAACCCGCTCGGTCTTCTTCGAACTGAACGGCCAGCCGCGTGATGTGAACGTCCCCGACGCCACGCTCGAGTCGACCGTCGTCAAAAACCTGAAGGCCGACGCGGCCGACCCCACCCACATCGCCTCGAGCATGCCCGGCATGGTCGTTTCGGTGGTGGTTGAGCCGGACGAGGCGGTCAAGAAGGGACAGAAGCTGCTGACGATTGAAGCGATGAAGATGCAGACGACGGTCAACGCCAGCCGCGACGGCAAAGTCGGGAAACTGCTTGTCAAAGCCGGAAGCCGCGTCGACGCCGGCGACCTGCTCCTGACGATCGAATAA
- a CDS encoding FKBP-type peptidyl-prolyl cis-trans isomerase has translation MLRNRLAGLALIGLATSVAGCGTVDVAQAADEKPAAAAPKETGKNVADSAPEVAFPSLPKGAGKMDDNAPKTFTTTESGLKYRVLRAGTDPKPTARQAVEVHYHGWLDNKKVFDSSYERGETISFGLNQVIPGWTEGMQKVGKGGMIELEIPAKLGYGSRGAGAAVPPNATLHFLVELKDIK, from the coding sequence ATGCTTCGGAACAGATTGGCCGGCTTGGCCTTGATCGGGTTGGCGACGAGCGTGGCGGGATGCGGCACTGTTGATGTCGCCCAGGCCGCGGATGAGAAGCCGGCCGCAGCAGCACCAAAGGAAACGGGGAAGAACGTGGCAGACAGCGCACCGGAAGTGGCGTTTCCGAGCCTCCCGAAAGGGGCCGGCAAGATGGACGACAATGCTCCCAAGACATTCACCACGACGGAATCGGGGCTGAAGTACCGCGTGCTCCGCGCCGGCACTGATCCCAAGCCGACCGCCCGGCAGGCGGTCGAGGTTCACTATCACGGCTGGCTGGACAACAAGAAGGTGTTCGACAGCTCCTACGAGCGCGGCGAGACGATTTCGTTCGGGCTGAACCAGGTGATTCCCGGCTGGACCGAAGGGATGCAGAAGGTCGGCAAGGGGGGAATGATCGAACTCGAGATCCCGGCCAAGCTCGGCTATGGATCACGCGGCGCGGGCGCTGCGGTTCCTCCGAATGCGACGCTGCACTTCCTGGTGGAGCTGAAGGACATCAAGTAA